From one Mya arenaria isolate MELC-2E11 chromosome 4, ASM2691426v1 genomic stretch:
- the LOC128230038 gene encoding uncharacterized protein LOC128230038, protein MAWRTKTLLLVCFLLTVSFLIVQDNISLVVDTKNRGPNAPAAASTYFTLSKHVPEPPDVIQNESKAAVSRFVQLPPDTHRNNLTTVVGNTANDGGNVEGGAFVSQAIPVPTVVLSPADQETEHGLRISHLKTACAASEEERLVETKKANLTEFFYSQSHDFAYCKVPKSGSTFWMKVFMMLTKGNDVYESLQNMSRGDIHAKTRPLRVNPARLLRKKVPTVVVSRNPFTRLFSAFVDKVYLPLFWEHFAVMEGTKRLPPKHITTTKEFLKTSRNGPISPRLIKHMDRLRLQGMIVKRNVTLKISPICANNATFEDFLKFIIGQVKLNKHLESHWAPISHLCRPCKLNTFKIVKQESFSPDVEHTLNSVGINLTDIDWLHRSLYENRVENSIPGIVAVLESRLHNIQTKMCMSDQEAAARLWKSFQIQGYISDILEVPVAFKSAKFKFSKEVVTIEVLSAIKKKPLSNVLSKQQRRKHLKEAYRGVSETTLTAIRNIYTLDFILFGYSFELPN, encoded by the exons ATGGCATGGAGAACTAAAACTCTGCTTCTTGTTTGTTTCCTTTTAACTGTTAGCTTTCTTATTGTTCAAGATAATATAAGTTTAGTAGTGGATACTAAAAACAGAG GACCGAATGCCCCCGCAGCCGCTTCAACTTATTTTACGTTATCAAAACACGTACCGGAACCCCCCGACGTCATTCAGAATGAGAGTAAAGCAGCAGTGAGCCGTTTTGTACAACTTCCTCCAGATACTCACAGGAATAACCTGACAACAGTTGTTGGGAACACTGCAAATGACGGCGGAAACGTGGAGGGTGGGGCGTTTGTCTCTCAGGCAATCCCAGTACCCACCGTGGTTTTGTCTCCAGCAGATCAAGAGACTGAACATGGCTTGAGGATAAG CCACCTGAAAACTGCGTGCGCGGCGTCCGAGGAGGAGCGCCTTGTGGAGACGAAAAAGGCGAACCTGACGGAGTTCTTCTATTCTCAATCACATGACTTCGCCTATTGTAAGGTGCCCAAGTCCGGTAGCACCTTCTGGATGAAAGTCTTCATG ATGCTGACAAAGGGAAATGATGTTTACGAGTCCCTCCAAAACATGTCCCGGGGTGATATCCACGCCAAGACCCGACCCCTCAGAGTCAATCCCGCCCGTCTGCTACGTAAGAAAGTACCGACTGTGGTCGTCTCGCGCAATCCCTTCACGCGCCTCTTCTCTGCCTTCGTCGACAAAGTTTACCTACCCTTGTTTTGGGAACATTTTGCGGTAATGGAAGGGACCAAACGATTGCCGCCGAAgcatataacaacaacaaaggaatttctTAAAACTTCCAGAAATGGACCAATAAGTCCTAGGCTAATTAAGCACATGGATCGATTACGCCTACAAGGGATGATTGTTAAAAGAAACGTCACACTTAAAATATCTCCTATATGCGCAAATAATGCTACTTTTGAAGATTTCTTGAAATTTATTATCGGTCAagttaaactaaataaacatctAGAATCACATTGGGCGCCTATTTCCCATCTTTGTCGACCTTGCAAACTGAATACATTCAAAATAGTGAAACAAGAATCGTTTTCACCCGACGTCGAACACACACTTAATTCAGTCGGAATAAACCTGACCGACATTGATTGGCTGCATAGATCACTGTACGAAAATCGAGTGGAAAATTCCATTCCGGGTATTGTTGCTGTTTTAGAAAGCAGGCTACACAATATCCAGACCAAAATGTGTATGTCTGACCAAGAGGCGGCTGCTAGACTTTGGAAGTCGTTCCAAATACAGGGGTATATTAGTGACATCTTAGAAGTTCCAGTAGCTTTTAAGAGTGCCAAGTTCAAATTCAGTAAAGAGGTTGTGACAATTGAAGTATTATCAGCCATCAAGAAGAAACCGCTGTCAAACGTCCTGAGCAAACAGCAGAGGCGCAAACATCTGAAGGAGGCTTACCGTGGTGTAAGCGAGACAACTCTTACCGCCATACGTAACATATACACGCTCGACTTCATTCTCTTTGGCTACTCTTTTGAGCTTCCTAATTGA